A stretch of Pogona vitticeps strain Pit_001003342236 chromosome 5, PviZW2.1, whole genome shotgun sequence DNA encodes these proteins:
- the CIMAP1B gene encoding ciliary microtubule associated protein 1B, producing the protein MSTDVWVGSWRPHRPRGPIAALYSSPGPKYGLPTNVGYQNHDPSRFRAPAYSLGTRRFLEQESCSPGPGYLIPTNMTMRGKDGNPAFSIYGRPRDVMPFMTPGPGRYSPEKAGRLAFPSAPNYSLASRTKDFLNDQSPGPAAYGLPPMMGPKVIGKPSAPTYSIFGRSNVGSFYEDLSKTPGPCNYRVVDPSIYKTRPPHFSMLARNMPPGDNTVKPGPGAYSPEKYTQQRGLTFGIRHSDYVAPLIVDVVE; encoded by the exons ATGTCCACAGACGTGTGGGTGGGATCCTGGCGGCCTCACCGGCCCAGAGGGCCCATCGCTGCCCTCTACAGCAGCCCGGGGCCCAAATATGGCCTCCCTACCAATGTGG GCTATCAGAACCACGATCCCTCGCGCTTCCGAGCGCCGGCGTACAGCCTGGGCACCCGCCGGTTCCTGGAGCAAGAGAGCTGTTCGCCTGGGCCCGGCTACCTCATCCCTACCAACATGACCATGAGGGGCAAGGACGGAAACCCCGCTTTCTCCATCTACGGGCGCCCCCGGGACGTGATGCCTTTTATGACGCCGGGCCCAG GCCGCTATTCCCCAGAGAAAGCTGGCAGGTTGGCCTTCCCTTCTGCCCCCAACTATTCTCTCGCTTCACGGACAAAGGACTTTCTGAATGACCAATCGCCAg GGCCCGCCGCCTACGGTCTCCCTCCCATGATGGGCCCGAAGGTGATCGGCAAGCCCTCGGCGCCCACTTACTCCATTTTTGGGCGCAGCAACGTCGGCAGCTTCTACGAGGACCTCAGCAAG ACGCCAGGGCCCTGCAACTACCGCGTGGTGGATCCCAGCATCTACAAGACCCGACCCCCGCATTTCAGCATGCTTGCCCGCAACATGCCCCCCGGGGACAACACCGTGAAACCGGGGCCGGGAGCTTACAGCCCTGAGAAG TACACCCAGCAGCGTGGCTTGACCTTCGGGATCCGCCACTCGGATTACGTGGCTCCTCTCATCGTGGACGTGGTCGAATAA
- the SCO2 gene encoding protein SCO2 homolog, mitochondrial — protein MLLSFGARSPRHVVPRAALWARSPFLGEHVGHHVRPASCNPLASLAGQTISRPAPHEGTVCGSTGPAAERVLLRARRASCPGGTRDHLPSRRPYSQGNMQNPGLAPKIPLKTRLLITAVLGGGILAFWLYLRAEKEHQKKLRRIEDLRKLALGQGNFQLVDHTGRPCTKADLKGQWVLLYFGFTHCPDICPEEVEKMVNVVDLLDREPGLPRVQPVFITVDPERDDVAAVAKYVKEFHPRLLGLTGSPDQVREAGRAFRVYYSAGPRDQDDDYIVDHTVIIYLINPDGLLMDFYQRSKSDTKMAQSVKKHMETYRSIFS, from the coding sequence atGCTTCTGTCCTTTGGCGCCCGGAGCCCACGGCATGTGGTTCCTCGCGCTGCTCTCTGGGCGAGGTCTCCGTTTCTTGGCGAGCACGTCGGGCACCACGTCCGGCCTGCCAGCTGTAACCCTTTGGCCTCTTTGGCCGGTCAAACAATCTCCCGACCAGCTCCCCATGAAGGGACCGTTTGCGGCTCCACCGGCCCAGCAGCCGAGAGGGTCCTTCTCAGAGCGAGAAGAGCTTCGTGTCCTGGTGGAACGAGGGACCATCTGCCTAGCCGGCGGCCTTACTCACAGGGAAACATGCAAAATCCTGGTCTCGCGCCAAAGATCCCACTGAAGACACGCCTCCTCATCACGGCCGTCCTCGGGGGTGGGATCCTGGCCTTTTGGCTGTACCTCCGGGCCGAGAAGGAGCACCAGAAGAAGCTGAGGCGGATCGAGGACCTGCGGAAGCTGGCCCTCGGCCAGGGGAACTTCCAGCTGGTGGACCACACGGGGCGGCCCTGCACGAAGGCCGACCTGAAGGGCCAGTGGGTGCTGCTCTATTTCGGCTTCACCCACTGCCCGGACATCTGCCCCGAGGAGGTGGAGAAGATGGTGAACGTGGTGGATCTCCTGGACCGAGAGCCCGGCCTGCCTCGGGTCCAGCCCGTCTTCATCACGGTGGACCCCGAGCGCGACGACGTGGCGGCGGTGGCCAAATACGTGAAGGAGTTCCACCCGCGGCTGCTGGGGCTGACCGGCAGCCCGGACCAGGTGCGGGAGGCCGGGCGCGCCTTCCGGGTCTACTACAGCGCCGGGCCCAGAGACCAGGACGACGACTACATTGTCGACCACACGGTGATCATCTACCTGATCAACCCGGACGGACTCCTCATGGACTTTTACCAGCGGAGCAAGTCAGACACAAAGATGGCGCAGAGCGTTAAGAAGCACATGGAGACCTACCGGAGCATCTTCAGCTGA